The following nucleotide sequence is from Trichocoleus desertorum ATA4-8-CV12.
TTGGGCCTGTGGTCAAAATTGATCCCGAAGCTTTGCCACGTCACCCTAACATTCACTATCTAGGTGGCAAATCCTATCAAGAGTTGCCGCAGTATCTAGCGGGATGGGATGTGGCTTTGTTGCCTTTTGCCCTCAATGAATCGACACGCTTTATCAGCCCTACCAAAACACCAGAATATCTGGCTGCTGGCAAGCCTGTGGTTTCCACCTCAATTCGAGATGTGGTGCGGCCTTATGGAGAGCAGAACCTAGTGCATATCGCTGATACAGTTTCTGGATTTGTGACAGCAGCAGAAGCAGCGATGCAGCAGGCTCAACAGGATACAGAGTGGCGACAGCAAGTAGATGCATTCTTGGCTCAGATCTCTTGGGATAAAACTTGGGCGGCAATGCTGCAATTGATTGAGGCGGCGATCGCTAGCAAACAAGTCGAATCTACGCCCAAACCAACCGCCATTTTATCTAAATCTGTTTCGGGTGCTTAACAAACCCAGTGTATAACTAGTCTTCTTATAGAGGACTATACGACAGCGATTTAAGACATAAGACAAATACAGACATTTACAAACCTGCGGTGATGAGTCATAGGTGCTAGGACATCTAGTGAAGATCAATGACTCAGGTGCCGAGACTAGAGCTTTCAGCCATGAAAACAATGAAAGCTTTCAAACCATTTACTAAAAGCGAGGTACTTCAACAATGTTCGACTACCTAATTGTGGGTGCAGGATTTTCAGGTAGCGTTCTGGCGGAGCGCTTAGCGAGTCAACTAGGCAAAAAGGTATTAGTTTGCGATCGCCGCAATCATATTGGCGGCAATGCTTACGACCATTACAACGACGCGGGCATTCTAGTACACAAGTATGGCCCTCATATCTTTCACACCAACTCTCGTGATGTCTTTGAATATTTATCCAATTTCACGGAGTGGCGGCGTTATGAACACCGGGTACTAGCCAGTGTCGATGGTCAATTGGTGCCCATGCCCATCAACTTAGACACTATCAACAAGCTGTATGGCTTAAATCTCACTTCTTTTGAACTAAATGATTTCTTTGCCTCGGTAGCAGAGCCTAAAGAATATATCCGCACTTCCGAAGATGTGGTGGTTAGCAAAGTTGGACGTGAGCTATACGAAAAGTTCTTCCGGAACTATACTCTCAAGCAGTGGGGCATCGATCCTTCGGAACTCGACAAGTCGGTCACAGCTCGCGTTCCGACTCGCACTAACAGAGACGATCGCTACTTTACCGATACCTATCAAGCGATGCCTTTGCACGGCTTCACTCGCATGTTTGAAAACATGTTGTCCCACCCCAATATCAAAGTGATGTTGAATGTGGACTACCGAGAAATTCAAAAGATGATTCCTTACAAGGAAATGATCTACTCTGGCCCCGTAGATGAGTTCTTCGATTATCGCTATGGTAAGCTACCTTACCGATCGCTCGACTTCAAGCATGAAACGCTGAATGAATCTGTGCATCAGCCCGCAGCGGTGGTCAATTATCCTAACGAACATCTCTACACTCGTGTCACCGAGTTTAAATATCTCACGGGTCAAGAGCATACCAAGACCAGCCTAGTCTACGAGTATCCCAAGGCCGAGGGAGATCCTTACTATCCAGTGCCTCGCCCGGAAAATGCAGAACTCTACAAGCAATACAAAGCGCTAGCCGATTCTACGCCTGGAGTACATTTTGTCGGGCGCTTGGCTACCTACAAGTACTACAACATGGATCAAGTGGTCGCTCAAGCTCTATCTGTCTATGCCAAAATAACAGAGCGACCCAGTTGGCACCCCGAAGAGGAAAGCGTTGCCGCTCGTGTATCGGCTAAAACGCCTAGCAGCGATCGCCGCTCTGAAGTCAACTTAGACCAAACCTCCCTCACCCATGCTGCTGCCAATTCATCTCCTGCTAAAAGCGTCGAGAAAAATGGCTCCAGCAAATCCTTATCTACTAAAGTAGACTAGCGCCTGTTTTAGAAGTGGATCTTTCATGAGCAAATCCTTCCATGAGCAAATCCATGAAAGATCCACTTTCTAGTTGACCTTCAAAGCATTTTTTAGGATGGGTCAGAATCAATAAGCATGATACTGAATATGAGGAGTGAAGAACCATCTTCTCGATATAATGTTGCGTCTAGCAATTCCGTAGCCAATGATCCGGATGCGGCTATGAAACTGGAACTGTGGGCTGGGATCGAATGTACTGTGAATCGCATTGGCGATCAATATTTTGACCAATTAGAGCGCAACGGTCACGTCGATCGGATTGAAGATTTAGACTTATTTGATTCCTTGGGAATTACAGCCATCCGCTATCCTGCCCTCTGGGAAAGGATTGCCCCCAATGGACTAGCACAAGCAGATTGGTCCTGGCTGGATCAGCGACTAGAACGCTTGGATGATTTGGGCATTCGGCCTATTCTGGGGTTGGTGCATCATGGTAGTGGTCCTAGGAATACCAATTTGCTTGATCCCGCTTTCCCGGAAAAGTTAGCGGAATTTGCCCAGGCGGTGGCAACTCGTTATCCCTGGATTAGTCATTACACCCCAGTTAACGAACCACTGACCACTGCTCGCTTTAGCGGACTTTATGGTCACTGGTATCCTCACCAACAAAGTGGACTGGCTTTTATCCAGGCATTGCTAAACCAATGCCGTGCCGTGGCGCTCTCGATGCAAGCAATTCGGCAAGTGAATCCCCAGGCTCAACTGGTACAGACAGAAGACTTAGGGAAGATCTTCAGCACTCCCTTACTGGCTTATCAGGCAGAGTTCGAGAACCATCGGCGCTGGCTCAGCCTTGATTTGCTCTGTGGTCGCGTCGATCACAATCATCCCCTTTGGGAGTATCTCCGGGAGATTGTGGGGATTGCTGAAGCAGAACTCACCTGGTTTCTCGATCATCCTTGCCCACCCAATATCATGGGCATTAACCGCTACCTCACCAGCGATCGCTTTTTGGATGAGCGGCTAGAACGCTATCCTGCCCATACTCATGGTGGCAACGGTAAGCATCAATATGCCGATGTAGAAGCTGTCCGGGTTTGTGTAGAAGGGATTTGCGATCCTCATACCTTGCTTAAGGAGGTTTGGGAACGCTACTACTTACCGATCGCAGTGACAGAGGTACATTTAGGCTGCACCAGAGAAGAACAATTGCGCTGGCTCCAGGAGATCTGGAATGCTGCCCAGCAACTACGAACAGATGGTGCCGATATTCGAGCCATTACTGCTTGGTCGCTGCTAGGCGCTTACGACTGGAACAGCTTGCTGACGCGATCGGACGGCTTCTATGAGCCAGGAGTGTTCGATCTCAGATCACCTCAGCCTCGTCCTACTGCTTTGGCTCAGATGTTACGCCAGCTAGCTACAGGCACTCAATACCATCATCCCTTACTAGCAGTTCCGGGTTGGTGGCAACGACCAGAACGGTTGCTTTATCCACCTGTCAGTTATACCGGAGAGCCAGGAGATCAGCAGCTAGAGGTGGGGAGTCAGGAACCAGGAACCAGAAGTCAGGAGTCAGGAGTCAGGAGTCAGGAGTCAGAAGTCAGGAGTCAGAAGTTAAGAGGGGCGCAAACTGCGGCTAGCCCGACTCTACCACTTTTGATCACGGGGGCGACTGGGACGCTAGGACGTGCCTTTGCCCGTCTCTGTGAAGTACGCGGGATTCCTTACCGCTTGCTATCTCGTCAGGATATGGACATTACCAATCCAGATTCTGTCGATCGCGTCATTGCAGAGCTAAAACCTTGGGCGGTGGTCAATACGGCAGGCTATGTCCGAGTGGATGACGCTGAGCGAGAACCAGAGCTATGTCGGTTCATCAATACAGATGGCGCGGCAATCGTAGCGGAGACTTGTGCAAATCATGAGGCCGCCTTTGTCACCTTTTCTTCGGATTTAGTGTTCGACGGTAATCGGGCCGAACCCTATGTCGAAAGCTGTGAAGTGGCACCCCTGAATGTGTATGGCCACAGTAAAGCGATCGCCGAGCAGCGGGTACTTGCCAGCCATCCTTGCTCCTTAGTCATTCGCACCAGTGCCTTTTTTGGGCCTTGGGATGAATACAACTTCCTAGCGATCGCCCTCCGCACTCTAGCTTCTGGTCAACCCTTTATTGCGGCAGAAGATGCAGTGGTATCTCCCACCTATGTTCCAGATCTGGTGAATGGCACCTTAGATCTACTGATTGATGGGGAATGCGGCATCTGGCACCTTGCCAATTCCGGCGCGATCGGTTGGGCTGAACTAGCGCAGACAGTGGCAAATTTGGCTGGCCTAGATACAGCAGGAATCGAAGCTCGTCCAACTAAGGATTTGGGCTGGGCCGCTCCCCGTCCTGTTTACAGCGCCCTTAGTAGTGAACGGGGTATCTTGTTGCCATCTTTAGATGACGCGATCGATCGGTATCTTTGCCAGAGAGCGTAGACCTAACCCCTAGCCCCTTCCCTGCGAGAGAAGGGGAACAAGTACAACAAGAATTTGGGGCGATCGCTGATTTGGCGCGTATGTAAAGCTCGTATGTAAAAAAACTCTAGAAAAGACTGTTATTTCTGAGGCTAGGGGCAGTTAATAGAGCCAATGCTGCCACTCCTACCGCTGCGATCGCGCCCCATTTGGCGGCGGGGTGAGTTGCCAGCCAGGTAGAGTAGCTAGTACGGGCTTGCTTCGTGAAGTCTCCCTTAACGGTGTCATAACCAGAGATCGGCTCAAACAAGTTGTCAGGTGCATCTTCAGATTTAGGTTCTTTAGTTTGCTGCAACTGAAAGCCAACTTGGCTAACCAAAGCATCCATCAGTCCGGGTGATAGGCTTTGTAAGAGCAACATGGCTCGACCCGCACCCCCAACAACCAAATCACGGGTGGGATGCTCTGCCGCATACAGGATGGCATCTGCTGCGATCTCTGGCTCATAGAACGGTGGTAGACCCTGAGGTTTAACCCCAATCTTGGTTCGAGCTTTGTTGAACAAAGGCGTATTGATCGAGGCAGGCATAAGGTTGGTGACGCTAATGGGCACTTTTTCGTGCATCAGTTCCACCCGCATTGCCTCTAGAAAGCCATCAATTCCATGCTTACCAGCAGCATAAGCGCTGTGGTAAGGGAAAGCACGCTTGGCTTCTACGGAAGAGACGTGAATTAGCGCACCTCGGCCTTCGTGTCTGAGGTGAGGTAAAGCAACCATTGCTCCATGTACCTGTCCCATCAAATTCACATCTACGACACGCTTAAACTCTTCGGGTGTGGTCTGCTCAAAGGTAGCGTAGAGGTTGACAGCCGCCACATGCACCCAAGTGTCCAGTCGCCCATATAGTTGAATCGCTTTGTCCGCGATCGCCTGTACCTGCTCAAACACAGTGACATCTGCTGTCACGTGGCTAGCGGTGCCACCCAGATAAGCAATTTCTTGGATCAGCGTTCCCAATCCCTCTTCACTTCGAGCTGCAATGATCAGCTTTGCTCCGCGTTTGGCAAACTTGAGGGCGGTTTCTCGACCAATGCCACTTGATGCACCAACAATGACAACCACTTGTTGGTCAATTGGTTTCAGTTGCATGATTCTTCTCCTGATAATCTCCTCGCCGTTCCACCTCCTCCTGATGGCAACAAGATGACCCAGCGTATTTGCCATTTAAAGACAGCCTCAAAATCCGAACGTCATCCTTTAAGCTAGTGTTGATGCTGCTGGTAGAGGAATCATGATGAATTAAGGTTGTAACGCGCAACACAATACCACTCAGCGCATAATGGCACCTTTTCTCCCCTGCTTAGGAAAAGGCAAACTGAGTTGTTGGTCCCCTCTAAAAGGTTGGGAGAGGGGCTGGGGTGAGGGCAAAAATTTGAGAATTACTTAATGAATGTCTTCAGGCGTTGGGCATCGTGGATGGCGTGGCCTTCCGGATCATTGTTGAAGTAGACATAGACATCAATGTTCTGTGCTAAGAACGAGTCCACTTGATCCGACCAAGTTAACAACTCAGCATCGCTGTACCCTATACCTGCCTGACCAGAGTGCATCCGAATGTAGGTCCAGGGAGCCGTGAGGCAAATGTCTAAGGGGACAGTGGGGCTGACCGGGAGACAGAGTGCTACTCCCGCTTTCTCCAGGCGTCGGTAAACTTCTGGGATCAACCAGCTAGAATGGCGAAACTCTAATGTATATTGCTGCTGCGAATAAGTTTGCAGCAAATCTAGAAATGGTTGCAGGCGATCGAGATTGAGATGCCAGGTGTGAGGAAACTGAAACAAAATTGGCCCCAGCTTTTCTTGTAGACCACTGGCTCGTTCCATCAAGCGTTCCAGAGGTTCCTCTGGATCTTTCAGCTTCTTCATGTGGGTAAGATAGCGACTCCCTTTAACGGCAAAGAGAAATGTATCTGGAGTTTGTATCCGCCAATGC
It contains:
- a CDS encoding DUF72 domain-containing protein; amino-acid sequence: MLLIGTSGWVYKHWMGLFYPPQMPGEQQLPFFAEQFPSVEINFSFYRLPERSVFEHWRIQTPDTFLFAVKGSRYLTHMKKLKDPEEPLERLMERASGLQEKLGPILFQFPHTWHLNLDRLQPFLDLLQTYSQQQYTLEFRHSSWLIPEVYRRLEKAGVALCLPVSPTVPLDICLTAPWTYIRMHSGQAGIGYSDAELLTWSDQVDSFLAQNIDVYVYFNNDPEGHAIHDAQRLKTFIK
- a CDS encoding SDR family oxidoreductase is translated as MQLKPIDQQVVVIVGASSGIGRETALKFAKRGAKLIIAARSEEGLGTLIQEIAYLGGTASHVTADVTVFEQVQAIADKAIQLYGRLDTWVHVAAVNLYATFEQTTPEEFKRVVDVNLMGQVHGAMVALPHLRHEGRGALIHVSSVEAKRAFPYHSAYAAGKHGIDGFLEAMRVELMHEKVPISVTNLMPASINTPLFNKARTKIGVKPQGLPPFYEPEIAADAILYAAEHPTRDLVVGGAGRAMLLLQSLSPGLMDALVSQVGFQLQQTKEPKSEDAPDNLFEPISGYDTVKGDFTKQARTSYSTWLATHPAAKWGAIAAVGVAALALLTAPSLRNNSLF
- a CDS encoding sugar nucleotide-binding protein, which codes for MKLELWAGIECTVNRIGDQYFDQLERNGHVDRIEDLDLFDSLGITAIRYPALWERIAPNGLAQADWSWLDQRLERLDDLGIRPILGLVHHGSGPRNTNLLDPAFPEKLAEFAQAVATRYPWISHYTPVNEPLTTARFSGLYGHWYPHQQSGLAFIQALLNQCRAVALSMQAIRQVNPQAQLVQTEDLGKIFSTPLLAYQAEFENHRRWLSLDLLCGRVDHNHPLWEYLREIVGIAEAELTWFLDHPCPPNIMGINRYLTSDRFLDERLERYPAHTHGGNGKHQYADVEAVRVCVEGICDPHTLLKEVWERYYLPIAVTEVHLGCTREEQLRWLQEIWNAAQQLRTDGADIRAITAWSLLGAYDWNSLLTRSDGFYEPGVFDLRSPQPRPTALAQMLRQLATGTQYHHPLLAVPGWWQRPERLLYPPVSYTGEPGDQQLEVGSQEPGTRSQESGVRSQESEVRSQKLRGAQTAASPTLPLLITGATGTLGRAFARLCEVRGIPYRLLSRQDMDITNPDSVDRVIAELKPWAVVNTAGYVRVDDAEREPELCRFINTDGAAIVAETCANHEAAFVTFSSDLVFDGNRAEPYVESCEVAPLNVYGHSKAIAEQRVLASHPCSLVIRTSAFFGPWDEYNFLAIALRTLASGQPFIAAEDAVVSPTYVPDLVNGTLDLLIDGECGIWHLANSGAIGWAELAQTVANLAGLDTAGIEARPTKDLGWAAPRPVYSALSSERGILLPSLDDAIDRYLCQRA
- the glf gene encoding UDP-galactopyranose mutase gives rise to the protein MFDYLIVGAGFSGSVLAERLASQLGKKVLVCDRRNHIGGNAYDHYNDAGILVHKYGPHIFHTNSRDVFEYLSNFTEWRRYEHRVLASVDGQLVPMPINLDTINKLYGLNLTSFELNDFFASVAEPKEYIRTSEDVVVSKVGRELYEKFFRNYTLKQWGIDPSELDKSVTARVPTRTNRDDRYFTDTYQAMPLHGFTRMFENMLSHPNIKVMLNVDYREIQKMIPYKEMIYSGPVDEFFDYRYGKLPYRSLDFKHETLNESVHQPAAVVNYPNEHLYTRVTEFKYLTGQEHTKTSLVYEYPKAEGDPYYPVPRPENAELYKQYKALADSTPGVHFVGRLATYKYYNMDQVVAQALSVYAKITERPSWHPEEESVAARVSAKTPSSDRRSEVNLDQTSLTHAAANSSPAKSVEKNGSSKSLSTKVD